The DNA region AACCGCGCCATCCCCCCCCCCCCCCCCCCAACCCCGTTGAAGTCCAAGACGGCCGGGCAGCTTCAGCAGGTGATGAAAACGTGGATGCCGGCTTGAACTCCAACCTAAAGAAAACCACCTTTAATCAATTTATCAGTTTATCAATTCCTTTCCACGGCCCCCTGCCACTCTCCCCCTCCAGGGCCAGGACGCAGGATAGCTAAGATATAGATATATATACTATATAGATATAATATATACTAATATAGTAGGTATTAGTAGTTATATAGATATATATATGTTATATATGTTCTTACGTCCAGGTATTGTCAATTTCTGCCTGCAGGACCTGTCCCTGGGGGCCGTGGAAAGGAATTGATAAACTGATAAATTGATTAAACAGGATTGAGGTGGCCGAGGAAGGGAAATTTGCACGTTAAGGAAAAGGGGCTGCAGTGGCAGCCCCTCCCTTTTCTATCAGCTTATGTCTATATCGGAAAGCACTGGGTTCAGCGCTTACCTTGGCGCCACTCTGTTTCGGTAGCCAATGTCGTCCTCCTGGCAGAATATCGCCTGCCATTCCATCAGGCTTCACACTCACTCGAGGAAGTCCCAGTGTGGCGTTTTTCCCATTTTTCTTTCGCATGCCCCGGTTTTCTCATACACACGTTTATGAGGCTATGTTTACCAGTGTGACAATATGCCCCGCATCGCCCCCGAATGATCCCCACGCTATATGCGGGAGGCTTCCGTGGGCAATTTGAATGGAGATGGAACAGGGATGAAAAGGACGAAAGGAATGATGGGACGAAAGCAAGGTTTAAACGGGATCAAAGAAAAGGTATGTTGGATCGGTGCAACTCATCAGTGATGTTTTACAGCGTGTTTGGGTGGTACCCAGCGCTCTGTGGGGAGCCTCCCAAACCACTCCGGAAGCGGAAAATGCGGATTTAGCTTGACAGATAGGCCCCGCGCAAATGTTATTCCTTTTCAGCTAAAACTAGTGATGATGCGGCCCCGCGCTGCGGGGAGCGGGAGACAAGAATGAAATATTTTAGGAAACTGGTGGGCGAAAAATGTTACCTGTCGCCGATCTCGCTGGACGACACGGAGCGCTTCACCGAATGGGTGAACGACATGGAGATGGGCCTGTTCATGCTGTTTTCCACGGACGTCCTGGACCTGGACAGGGAGCGCGAGATCCTCAGCCAGATCAGGCGGAACAATGTGTCCTTCGCCATTGTGGACAAGGCATCGGACGAGGCGATCGGGATCTGCGGGCTGGTAAACGTTGACCAGGTGCACCGCCATGCTAATTTCGGCATCTTCATCGGCGACAAGGCCTGCTGGAACAAAGGCATCGGCACGGAGGCCACCCAGCTCATCCTGGACCACGCTTTCAACAACATCAACCTGAACAACGTCAGCCTGGAGGTTTACGACTTCAACCAGCGCGCCATCAGCTGTTACGAGAAGGTTGGCTTCAAATACGTGGGCCGGCGCCGCAAGTTCATCTTCAAGGCCGGCACCTATCACGACGTTTTGATCTACGACATCCTGGCGGAGGAATTCGCCAGCCCCCGGGTGAAGGAAACCTTTGCCCGCGCCACCGGCAAAGGCGACAGCCAAAAATAGATGTTCCGCGAAATCAAAGGCCAGTCCAGCGCTCTGCAGATCCTGAAGCTGGCCATGGACAACGACCGGATCGCCCAAGCCTATCTTTTCCACGGCAGCGACGGCGTGGGCAAATTCACCACCGCCCTCTACTTTGGCATGGCGCTGAACTGCCTTTCCAAGAGTGAATTCCGCCCCTGCGGGGTATGCTCCTCCTGCCGCAAATTCCTGGCGCTGGACCATCCCGACCTGCTCTACGTCTTCCCCACCCCCAATCTGGGCCTCAATCTGGACGGCGAGATCACCAAGACGGAATACAAAAAGGAATACGAAGGCTACGTCCGCGGCAAGATCGACACCCCCTGGGAGGACTACCAGTTCAGCTCCAACATCATGATCCGCGTGGAAAGCGTCAACTGGCTGATCAAACGCCTCAGCCTCTCCGCCTATGAGGCCTCCCACCGCGTGTGCATCATCGAAGACGCCGACCAGATGAACATCCCCACCTCCAACGCCTTCCTCAAAACCCTGGAAGAGCCGCCGCCGGCCACAGTGATCATCCTGATCACCAACAACCCTTCCCAACTGCTGCCCACAGTGGTTTCCCGCTGCCAGCCGGTGCGCTTTCAGCCTGTGACCCCGCGCGTGATCGAAGGCATCCTGCGCGACCGCTTCAACGTCTCCCAGGAGCTCGCCCGCACCGCCTCCCACATCGCCGACGGCAGCGTGAAGCGCGCCATCCACTTTGCCCAAAACGAGTCCTCGGAACTGCGCGAACGGGCCTTCGAGATCCTGGAGCTGGCCGCCGCGGGCAAGGACCTCGCCCATTTCCGCTCGCTGCAGGGGCAGTCGCGCAAATACACGGCGGAAAACGCGATCGAGATCCTGCGCTACAGCAGCCTGTTCGCCGGAGACCTGAACCTGGTGGAGGACTCCCCCGACGAGGTGGTGAACGTGGACAAGAGGGATTTCCTGCGCTCCGCGAGGCAACAACTGGAGCTGGTGGACCCCGCCGATCTCACGGACCGGGTGATCAACTTTGTGCTGCTGATGGAGGATCATATCCGCAAACTGCGCGGCAACGCCAATCTGCAGCTGGTGATGCTCAACCTCTACTTCCAGTGGAAACAGCTGCTACGGGCCTGACATGAGCGACAACAAACTGGTGCGTAACATCAGCGTGATGTCCTTCGCCATCTTCCTGAGCAGGATCATGGGGCTGATCCGCGACCAATTGATGGCCTTCTGTTTTGGCACCACCTTTCTCAACGACGCCTTCGTGGTGGGCTACAAGATCCCGAACCTGCTGCGTTCGCTGTTTGGGGAGGGCGCGCTATCGGCGTCCTTTGTGCCCATCTACAACGAGATCGGCATCAAAGAGGACCGCAAGACCCAGATCAACTTCGCGCTGCAGGTGCTGGGCATCCTCTCATCGTTTTTGCTCACGCTCACCGTGATCGGGATCGTCTTCGCGCCCTGGATCGTGAAGCTGCTCTACCCCGGGCTGGCGCCCCAAACCTACAAACTGGCCGTGCTGCTCACCCGCATCATGTTTCCCTATCTGTTCTGGATCGGACTTTCCTCCACCATGATCGCCATCCTCAATTCCCACGAACGCTTTTTTATGACCGGCCTCTCCTCCGCGCTGCTGAACCTGGGCATGATCCTGAGCATGGTGATCCCCCGCTTCGTTTTCAAGCTCGAGGGCGAAGAGCTGGTCCGCTGGGCTGCCTGGGGTGTGTTTGGCGGCGGTTTTTTGCAGACGGTCATCAACTTTCCCTACCTCAAACAGTTCGGGTATCCCTTCAAACTCTTCGTGCGCTTTGGCGGCGAGGCCCTGAAAACGATGTGGACCCGCTTTCTGCCCTCGCTGATCGGTGTGGGCATCCGCGAGATCAACCTGGTGGCCGATAGCCTCATGGCCTCGTTCTTGGCCGTGGGCAGCATTTCCGCGCTGGAATACGGCTACCGCCTCTTCCAATTTCCCCTGGGTATGTTCGCCGTTTCCACCGGCATGGTGTTGCTGCCCACTTTTTCCAGGCAGGTAACCAAGGGCGAATGGCCGGAGCTTTCCCAAAACCTGCGCGTGGCGGCGGTGAACCTCATCTACCTGATGCTGCCGATCACCACGCTGATCATCGCATTGGGCGGCGACCTCGTGCAGGTGGTGTTCCAACGCGGGGCCTTCGACGCCAAGGCCAGCCTCTGGACCCAGCAGGCCCTCATCTTCTACAGCCTCGGCCTCATCTTTTTCAGCTTCAACCAAACCCTCACCCCGCTCTTTTACGCCAACAAGGACACCCGCACCCCCATGCGGATCGCCGCCGCCATGGTGGCCCTGAACATCGTGCTGAACTTCATCCTGATGCAGTTCCTGCAGCATCGTGGGCTGGCCTTCGCCACCTCCCTCACCGCGATGGCCAATTTCGGCATCCAATATCACCTCATCCGCAAAAAAATGCCCCAGATCAGCTTCGCGGGGATCCTGCCCAATCTGCTGAAGACCCTGGGCATTTGCGCGCTGATGCTGGCTTTGCTGCTTGTGGCCAACCACTTTTACCAGCCGCGGGGATTCTGGCCCCAGCTGTTCAAGCTGGGCTTGCTGGGAACG from Candidatus Cloacimonadota bacterium includes:
- a CDS encoding GNAT family N-acetyltransferase, with product MKYFRKLVGEKCYLSPISLDDTERFTEWVNDMEMGLFMLFSTDVLDLDREREILSQIRRNNVSFAIVDKASDEAIGICGLVNVDQVHRHANFGIFIGDKACWNKGIGTEATQLILDHAFNNINLNNVSLEVYDFNQRAISCYEKVGFKYVGRRRKFIFKAGTYHDVLIYDILAEEFASPRVKETFARATGKGDSQK
- a CDS encoding DNA polymerase III subunit delta' — encoded protein: MFREIKGQSSALQILKLAMDNDRIAQAYLFHGSDGVGKFTTALYFGMALNCLSKSEFRPCGVCSSCRKFLALDHPDLLYVFPTPNLGLNLDGEITKTEYKKEYEGYVRGKIDTPWEDYQFSSNIMIRVESVNWLIKRLSLSAYEASHRVCIIEDADQMNIPTSNAFLKTLEEPPPATVIILITNNPSQLLPTVVSRCQPVRFQPVTPRVIEGILRDRFNVSQELARTASHIADGSVKRAIHFAQNESSELRERAFEILELAAAGKDLAHFRSLQGQSRKYTAENAIEILRYSSLFAGDLNLVEDSPDEVVNVDKRDFLRSARQQLELVDPADLTDRVINFVLLMEDHIRKLRGNANLQLVMLNLYFQWKQLLRA
- the murJ gene encoding murein biosynthesis integral membrane protein MurJ, producing MSDNKLVRNISVMSFAIFLSRIMGLIRDQLMAFCFGTTFLNDAFVVGYKIPNLLRSLFGEGALSASFVPIYNEIGIKEDRKTQINFALQVLGILSSFLLTLTVIGIVFAPWIVKLLYPGLAPQTYKLAVLLTRIMFPYLFWIGLSSTMIAILNSHERFFMTGLSSALLNLGMILSMVIPRFVFKLEGEELVRWAAWGVFGGGFLQTVINFPYLKQFGYPFKLFVRFGGEALKTMWTRFLPSLIGVGIREINLVADSLMASFLAVGSISALEYGYRLFQFPLGMFAVSTGMVLLPTFSRQVTKGEWPELSQNLRVAAVNLIYLMLPITTLIIALGGDLVQVVFQRGAFDAKASLWTQQALIFYSLGLIFFSFNQTLTPLFYANKDTRTPMRIAAAMVALNIVLNFILMQFLQHRGLAFATSLTAMANFGIQYHLIRKKMPQISFAGILPNLLKTLGICALMLALLLVANHFYQPRGFWPQLFKLGLLGTASLLFFYGFGLLLKLDFLAQARDRLWNRFRRK